From a region of the Haloferax volcanii DS2 genome:
- a CDS encoding ATPase: MAYDFWKPPAGETDNTHRSQLRVMSDSGTTTRAPVIIFAALILVVFGLLAVMWASVRGGHLLPHILGFAVYFLAFHVYLPYRVHKDATLKGRNATFWAVIAFLLPLVGAALYFVVAVVGHDATD, translated from the coding sequence GTGGCATATGACTTCTGGAAGCCGCCCGCGGGCGAAACGGACAACACCCACCGGTCCCAACTCCGGGTGATGTCCGACTCAGGAACCACGACGCGTGCGCCCGTCATCATCTTCGCCGCGCTCATCCTCGTCGTCTTCGGCCTGCTCGCGGTCATGTGGGCGTCGGTCCGCGGCGGCCACCTCCTCCCGCACATCCTCGGCTTCGCCGTCTACTTTCTCGCGTTCCACGTCTACCTGCCGTACCGAGTCCACAAGGACGCGACGCTCAAGGGGCGAAACGCGACGTTCTGGGCCGTCATCGCCTTCTTACTGCCGCTCGTCGGCGCGGCGCTGTACTTCGTGGTCGCCGTCGTCGGCCACGACGCGACCGACTAA
- a CDS encoding prohibitin family protein — translation MSSDIPDPPSVTSRSLTRIALIGVVALLLIAAPIAGVLAWEPVEEGNVKVVKKWGATTGTVFEPGAHFVNPVSQSTSSLSVRPQSYTMSSSTSEGDRRGDDAITVLSEDGLRTDIDVTVRYRIDAGQAVEFYRNYRTLATAEERLIRPSIRSVLRTEAGRLPVTVIYTGESQTQLKAAAERELAEEFADDGLILEAVQVRNVELPAEYAQAVEQKEITEQRRQQKQDELAVEELEAERKRIEAQGQADANRILAESLSDEVLAQKYIGKLDETDTVYIPVGDGGYPQFVRSLDSDGSSSSGSSAGSSSDTTSASSRSSTSSGSENETSN, via the coding sequence ATAAGTTCTGACATCCCCGACCCGCCGTCGGTGACCTCCCGGTCGCTGACGCGCATCGCCCTCATCGGTGTCGTCGCCCTCCTCCTTATCGCCGCCCCAATCGCCGGGGTCCTCGCGTGGGAACCCGTCGAGGAAGGGAACGTCAAGGTGGTCAAGAAGTGGGGCGCGACCACCGGCACCGTCTTCGAACCCGGCGCGCACTTCGTCAACCCCGTCTCGCAGTCGACCTCGTCGCTGTCGGTGCGACCGCAGTCGTACACGATGTCGTCGTCGACGAGCGAAGGCGACAGGCGCGGCGACGACGCCATCACCGTCCTGAGCGAAGACGGCCTCCGGACGGACATCGATGTGACCGTCCGCTACCGAATCGACGCCGGACAGGCGGTCGAGTTCTACCGCAACTACCGGACGCTCGCCACCGCCGAAGAGCGCCTGATTCGCCCGTCGATTCGGTCGGTGCTCCGGACCGAAGCGGGCCGACTGCCCGTCACCGTCATCTACACCGGCGAGAGTCAGACCCAGTTGAAGGCCGCCGCCGAGCGTGAACTCGCCGAGGAGTTCGCCGACGACGGCCTCATCCTCGAAGCGGTGCAGGTCCGCAACGTCGAACTCCCCGCCGAGTACGCGCAGGCGGTCGAACAGAAGGAAATCACCGAACAGCGCCGCCAGCAGAAGCAGGACGAACTCGCCGTCGAGGAACTCGAAGCCGAGCGCAAGCGCATCGAGGCGCAGGGGCAGGCGGACGCCAACCGCATCCTCGCGGAGTCGCTGTCCGACGAGGTGCTGGCCCAGAAGTACATCGGGAAACTCGACGAGACGGACACCGTCTACATCCCGGTCGGCGACGGCGGCTACCCGCAGTTCGTCCGGTCGCTCGATAGTGACGGGTCGTCCTCGTCGGGTTCGTCCGCCGGTTCGTCGTCGGACACTACCTCGGCGTCGTCGAGGTCGTCGACCTCGTCCGGCTCCGAAAACGAGACGAGCAACTGA
- a CDS encoding DUF460 domain-containing protein: MNDRTSALDSVVFGVDIQSGDIRGDSPSYALVVLDTRDTESDEVRIERDVVSFRKLRRLIERDEPRVVATDNMYELATDKDDLVRFLRWLPHGTQLVQVTGAERPEPLSRVASRHGVPYGKDPMKEAEAAARLALANVGYEVAAFENTTTVKVSRGRSTGKGGWSQDRYTRRIHGSVKQQSREVESSLKEANLDYERDVTEKYGGYSQALFTVEGRPEDIPVSSHRSGDTRVEIERERRDGIEFEPLVKRRDRVIVGIDPGTTTAVAVVGLDGRVLDVHSTRTADTAAVIEWLIERGRPSLVAADVQPMPETVEKFRRSFDAAGWAPASDIPVDEKLHRTREVDYENDHERDALAAALFAFDDHEDQFERISRKVPADVDREEVIARVLVSEESVEAVLREMADDGDGGDPDDADEEAHEEPELTPEEREIRELRSRVERLESHVGDLKSTIEEKDETIEEYKEELSDARREERREARERREVTRLERENGRLERKVESLESDKAELADKLDQLKSLWKLDHSNFADVNTNGIFTSDSEWEVAGRESEANESGGNLVPVKIVEQFTNGALDHTVEEYGIAAGDVVYLRDASGAGRTTAERLAEFDPKVVLRSGNLSEAADEVLFEADVPVAPAGGVTIQEIDELAVAKESEVESAISDWEDRAEERQKEQREEMVDQIISEHRAENRRG; this comes from the coding sequence GTGAACGACCGGACGAGTGCGCTCGACTCGGTCGTCTTCGGCGTCGACATCCAGAGCGGCGATATCCGCGGCGACTCGCCGTCGTACGCGCTGGTCGTGTTGGACACCCGAGACACCGAGTCAGACGAGGTCCGAATCGAACGAGACGTGGTCTCCTTCCGCAAGTTACGCCGCCTCATCGAGCGCGACGAACCGCGCGTCGTCGCCACGGACAACATGTACGAGTTGGCGACCGACAAGGACGATTTAGTCCGCTTCCTGCGGTGGCTCCCCCACGGGACGCAGTTGGTGCAAGTGACCGGCGCGGAGCGACCGGAACCGCTCTCGCGGGTCGCCTCGCGCCACGGCGTCCCCTACGGCAAAGACCCGATGAAGGAGGCCGAGGCCGCGGCCCGGCTCGCCCTCGCCAACGTCGGCTACGAGGTCGCCGCATTCGAGAACACGACGACCGTGAAGGTCTCTCGCGGCCGCTCGACGGGTAAGGGCGGGTGGAGTCAGGACCGCTACACGCGCCGCATCCACGGGTCGGTCAAACAGCAGTCCCGCGAGGTCGAGTCCTCGCTGAAGGAGGCCAACCTCGACTACGAACGGGACGTGACCGAGAAGTACGGCGGCTACTCGCAGGCGCTGTTTACCGTCGAAGGGCGGCCCGAGGACATCCCCGTGTCCAGCCACCGCTCGGGCGACACCCGCGTCGAAATCGAGCGCGAGCGCCGCGACGGCATCGAGTTCGAACCGCTCGTGAAGCGCCGCGACCGCGTCATCGTCGGCATCGACCCCGGCACGACCACCGCCGTCGCCGTCGTCGGCCTCGACGGGCGCGTCCTCGACGTGCACTCGACGCGCACCGCCGACACCGCCGCCGTCATCGAGTGGCTCATCGAGCGCGGGCGACCGAGTCTCGTCGCCGCCGACGTGCAGCCGATGCCCGAGACGGTCGAGAAGTTCCGCCGGAGCTTCGACGCCGCCGGCTGGGCCCCCGCGAGCGACATCCCCGTGGACGAGAAGCTCCACCGAACCCGCGAGGTCGACTACGAGAACGACCACGAGCGCGACGCCCTCGCCGCGGCGCTGTTCGCCTTCGACGACCACGAAGACCAGTTCGAGCGCATCTCCCGGAAGGTGCCCGCCGACGTGGACCGCGAGGAGGTCATCGCCCGCGTCCTCGTCAGCGAGGAGTCGGTCGAGGCCGTTCTCCGCGAGATGGCCGACGACGGCGACGGGGGCGACCCCGACGACGCCGACGAGGAGGCTCACGAGGAACCCGAACTCACGCCCGAAGAACGCGAGATTCGGGAGTTGCGGTCGCGGGTCGAGCGCCTCGAATCGCACGTCGGGGACCTGAAGTCGACCATCGAGGAGAAAGACGAGACCATCGAGGAGTACAAGGAGGAACTCTCCGACGCCCGCCGCGAGGAGCGTCGCGAGGCCCGCGAGCGCCGCGAAGTCACCCGACTGGAACGCGAGAACGGTCGGTTAGAGCGGAAAGTCGAATCGCTCGAATCCGACAAGGCGGAGCTCGCAGACAAGCTCGACCAGCTGAAGTCGCTGTGGAAGCTCGACCACTCGAACTTCGCGGACGTGAACACGAACGGGATTTTCACGAGCGACAGCGAGTGGGAAGTCGCCGGAAGAGAGAGCGAAGCGAACGAATCCGGCGGAAATCTCGTGCCCGTCAAAATCGTCGAGCAGTTCACCAACGGCGCGCTCGACCACACCGTCGAGGAGTACGGCATCGCCGCGGGCGACGTGGTCTACCTCCGCGACGCCAGCGGGGCGGGGCGGACGACCGCCGAGCGCCTCGCCGAGTTCGACCCCAAGGTCGTCCTCCGGTCGGGCAACCTCTCGGAGGCCGCAGACGAGGTGCTGTTCGAGGCCGACGTGCCGGTCGCACCCGCCGGCGGCGTGACGATTCAGGAGATAGACGAACTCGCCGTGGCGAAGGAGTCCGAAGTCGAATCTGCAATTTCCGACTGGGAAGACCGGGCGGAAGAACGGCAGAAGGAACAGCGCGAGGAGATGGTCGACCAGATTATCTCCGAACACCGCGCCGAGAACCGGCGCGGATAG